The Babylonia areolata isolate BAREFJ2019XMU chromosome 32, ASM4173473v1, whole genome shotgun sequence genome window below encodes:
- the LOC143276562 gene encoding EGF-like domain-containing protein 2 isoform X1, whose amino-acid sequence MELRQTLCLVLPFLAVVVQAQVGPTPYTYDCRRSQAGCKNEGTCDTADGKCLCPVGFQEDDCRQITSDVTTCSDDACQNNANCTRDGKCVCNSNTYGPTCANARVAVWCSQTEMFVNIYPHGDSDFSGIIFLSTRSPGQNGRSLQRCHFKNVSSVDVSAHAYVTDANGSPPQLSGFFKVLPFSQSAGDTSGDFCVAAETHDREHRTDHVQRVVVEYNGEIISSLDQVFLFNCSVSKTANLTTLSSASAMSVTILDDDYQVVNVTEKLDPVTFVIQDANTKRRVTNNVNLGDPLDLVFTLRISRSDLGVGLHNDTTTATATADATTTTITVNDGNDTSSEVVAGFKVTSCTASNSLSASIHFLVDDCPGQGSELLYRGHVTQKDDAQGKTTVIPLNAFRFVGEQDVVSFTCTIHLCSLGQLKANPDACKKRACPGDNSQVDEDSNGNSTDTGTGTDPDNGADSGNTTSAPAGNVTSAPAGETVTGNSTDTATGNGTDSSAEPSTSVRRKREAANEREQEREVTQSISVTSGLENPRKDETFQTETKDLGCEQSQMVLLIIVFAVVVASLLIVIIVLVICMLRKRMKVVEAPDMTSTGTGSQGHYSLPRVSFAGSVDTAM is encoded by the exons ATGGAGTTACGACAAACTCTCTGCCTGGTCCTGCCCTTTCTGGCTGTGGTTGTACAAG CCCAGGTAGGCCCCACCCCTTACACCTACGACTGCCGACGAAGCCAGGCGGGCTGTAAGAACGAGGGTACCTGTGATACAGCTGACGGCAAATGTCTGTGTCCAGTGGGCTTCCAGGAGGATGACTGTCGACAAATCACAAGTGATG TGACCACGTGCAGTGATGACGCCTGTCAGAACAACGCCAACTGCACACGGGACGGCAAATGTGTCTGCAACAGCAACACCTATGGACCAACCTGCGCCAATGCAAGAG tggcggTTTGGTGCTCGCAGACAGAGATGTTTGTCAACATTTACCCACATGGAGACAGCGATTTCAGCGGCATCATCTTCCTCAGCACTCGTTCTCCTGGGCAGAACGGCAGAAGTCTTCAACGATGCCACTTCAAAAAT GTAAGCAGTGTGGATGTGTCAGCCCATGCCTACGTGACCGACGCAAATGGCTCCCCCCCACAGCTGTCTGGATTCTTCAAGGTGCTGCCCTTCAGCCAGTCTGCTGGAGACACCTCTGGAGACTTCTGTGTAGCGGCTGAAACACATGACAGG gagcaCAGGACGGACCACGTGCAGCGCGTTGTAGTGGAGTATAACGGGGAGATCATCAGCAGTCTGGACCAGGTCTTCCTCTTCAACTGCAGCGTCAGCAAGACCGCCAACCTCACCACGCTGTCCTCCGCCTCCGCCATGTCCGTCACCATCCTGGA TGATGATTACCAGGTGGTGAACGTGACAGAAAAACTGGACCCCGTCACATTCGTGATCCAGGATGCGAACACTAAACGTCGCGTCACCAACAACGTCAATCTGGGGGATCCGCTGGATCTGGTCTTCACGCTCAGGATCTCCCGGTCTGACCTCGGTGTGGGCCttcataatgatactactactgctactgctactgctgatgctactactactactattacggtTAATG ACGGAAACGACACTTCCTCAGAAGTGGTGGCTGGCTTCAAGGTGACGAGCTGTACAGCCTCCAACTCTCTGTCCGCTTCAATCCACTTCCTTGTGGACGA CTGTCCCGGCCAAGGCAGTGAACTGCTGTACCGCGGTCACGTGACGCAGAAAGATGACGCCCAAGGGAAGACAACCGTCATCCCTCTCAACGCCTTCCGCTTCGTGGGCGAGCAGGACGTGGTGTCTTTTACCTGCACGATCCACCTCTGCTCGCTAGGTCAGCTTAAGGCGAACCCTGACGCTTGTAAAAAG CGCGCATGCCCCGGTGATAATTCCCAAGTTGACGAAGACTCGAATGGGAACAGTACCGATACCGGTACCGGTACGGACCCTGACAACGGTGCCGATTCTGGCAACACCACGAGTGCCCCTGCTGGGAACGTTACCAGTGCCCCTGCGGGCGAAACCGTTACAGGGAACTCGACAGACACTGCAACAGGAAATGGCACAGATTCATCAGCTG AGCCCTCTACGTCAGTGAGAAGAAAACGAGAGGCAGCCAATGAGAGGGAACAGGAACGGGAAGTGACGCAATCAATCTCGGTGACTTCCGGCCTGGAGAACCCTCGAAAGg ACGAAACATTTCAGACGGAAACGAAAGATCTTGGATGCGAACAGTCCCAGATGGTACTTCTCATCATCGTCTTTGCCGTCGTCGTCGCCTCCTtgctcatcgtcatcatcgtcctcgtcATCTGCATGCTGAGGAAACGGATGAAGGTGGTGGAGGCACCGGATATGACGTCAACCGGAACAGGAAGTCAGGGACACTATTCGTTGCCGCGGGTGTCGTTTGCTGGCAGTGTTGACACCGCCATGTag
- the LOC143276562 gene encoding EGF-like domain-containing protein 2 isoform X2 — MELRQTLCLVLPFLAVVVQAQVGPTPYTYDCRRSQAGCKNEGTCDTADGKCLCPVGFQEDDCRQITSDVTTCSDDACQNNANCTRDGKCVCNSNTYGPTCANARVAVWCSQTEMFVNIYPHGDSDFSGIIFLSTRSPGQNGRSLQRCHFKNVSSVDVSAHAYVTDANGSPPQLSGFFKVLPFSQSAGDTSGDFCVAAETHDREHRTDHVQRVVVEYNGEIISSLDQVFLFNCSVSKTANLTTLSSASAMSVTILDDDYQVVNVTEKLDPVTFVIQDANTKRRVTNNVNLGDPLDLVFTLRISRSDLDGNDTSSEVVAGFKVTSCTASNSLSASIHFLVDDCPGQGSELLYRGHVTQKDDAQGKTTVIPLNAFRFVGEQDVVSFTCTIHLCSLGQLKANPDACKKRACPGDNSQVDEDSNGNSTDTGTGTDPDNGADSGNTTSAPAGNVTSAPAGETVTGNSTDTATGNGTDSSAEPSTSVRRKREAANEREQEREVTQSISVTSGLENPRKDETFQTETKDLGCEQSQMVLLIIVFAVVVASLLIVIIVLVICMLRKRMKVVEAPDMTSTGTGSQGHYSLPRVSFAGSVDTAM; from the exons ATGGAGTTACGACAAACTCTCTGCCTGGTCCTGCCCTTTCTGGCTGTGGTTGTACAAG CCCAGGTAGGCCCCACCCCTTACACCTACGACTGCCGACGAAGCCAGGCGGGCTGTAAGAACGAGGGTACCTGTGATACAGCTGACGGCAAATGTCTGTGTCCAGTGGGCTTCCAGGAGGATGACTGTCGACAAATCACAAGTGATG TGACCACGTGCAGTGATGACGCCTGTCAGAACAACGCCAACTGCACACGGGACGGCAAATGTGTCTGCAACAGCAACACCTATGGACCAACCTGCGCCAATGCAAGAG tggcggTTTGGTGCTCGCAGACAGAGATGTTTGTCAACATTTACCCACATGGAGACAGCGATTTCAGCGGCATCATCTTCCTCAGCACTCGTTCTCCTGGGCAGAACGGCAGAAGTCTTCAACGATGCCACTTCAAAAAT GTAAGCAGTGTGGATGTGTCAGCCCATGCCTACGTGACCGACGCAAATGGCTCCCCCCCACAGCTGTCTGGATTCTTCAAGGTGCTGCCCTTCAGCCAGTCTGCTGGAGACACCTCTGGAGACTTCTGTGTAGCGGCTGAAACACATGACAGG gagcaCAGGACGGACCACGTGCAGCGCGTTGTAGTGGAGTATAACGGGGAGATCATCAGCAGTCTGGACCAGGTCTTCCTCTTCAACTGCAGCGTCAGCAAGACCGCCAACCTCACCACGCTGTCCTCCGCCTCCGCCATGTCCGTCACCATCCTGGA TGATGATTACCAGGTGGTGAACGTGACAGAAAAACTGGACCCCGTCACATTCGTGATCCAGGATGCGAACACTAAACGTCGCGTCACCAACAACGTCAATCTGGGGGATCCGCTGGATCTGGTCTTCACGCTCAGGATCTCCCGGTCTGACCTCG ACGGAAACGACACTTCCTCAGAAGTGGTGGCTGGCTTCAAGGTGACGAGCTGTACAGCCTCCAACTCTCTGTCCGCTTCAATCCACTTCCTTGTGGACGA CTGTCCCGGCCAAGGCAGTGAACTGCTGTACCGCGGTCACGTGACGCAGAAAGATGACGCCCAAGGGAAGACAACCGTCATCCCTCTCAACGCCTTCCGCTTCGTGGGCGAGCAGGACGTGGTGTCTTTTACCTGCACGATCCACCTCTGCTCGCTAGGTCAGCTTAAGGCGAACCCTGACGCTTGTAAAAAG CGCGCATGCCCCGGTGATAATTCCCAAGTTGACGAAGACTCGAATGGGAACAGTACCGATACCGGTACCGGTACGGACCCTGACAACGGTGCCGATTCTGGCAACACCACGAGTGCCCCTGCTGGGAACGTTACCAGTGCCCCTGCGGGCGAAACCGTTACAGGGAACTCGACAGACACTGCAACAGGAAATGGCACAGATTCATCAGCTG AGCCCTCTACGTCAGTGAGAAGAAAACGAGAGGCAGCCAATGAGAGGGAACAGGAACGGGAAGTGACGCAATCAATCTCGGTGACTTCCGGCCTGGAGAACCCTCGAAAGg ACGAAACATTTCAGACGGAAACGAAAGATCTTGGATGCGAACAGTCCCAGATGGTACTTCTCATCATCGTCTTTGCCGTCGTCGTCGCCTCCTtgctcatcgtcatcatcgtcctcgtcATCTGCATGCTGAGGAAACGGATGAAGGTGGTGGAGGCACCGGATATGACGTCAACCGGAACAGGAAGTCAGGGACACTATTCGTTGCCGCGGGTGTCGTTTGCTGGCAGTGTTGACACCGCCATGTag